From a single Sparus aurata chromosome 13, fSpaAur1.1, whole genome shotgun sequence genomic region:
- the slc23a1 gene encoding solute carrier family 23 member 1 encodes MEDDCKSHDYPVEERGHKADMVNPPLGEDGENKQPVGLPRAGLDMIYTIEDVPPWYLCILLGLQHYLTCFSGTVAVPFLLAEAMCVGRDQNTISQLIGTIFSTVGITTLIQTTVGVRLPLFQASAFAFLVPAQAILSLDRWKCPSEEEIYGNWSLPLNTSHIWQPRIREIQGAIIMSSVVEVVIGLCGLPGLLLEYIGPLTITPTVSLIGLSVFTTAGDRAGSHWGLSALCILLILLFAQYLRSTSVPVPYYSRKKGLTTTRVQIFKMFPIILAILLVWLVCYIFTLTNLLPTDPNSYGHMARTDARGDIMASAPWFRVPYPCQWGLPVVTVAGVLGMLSATTAGIVESIGDYYACARLSGATPPPIHAINRGIFTEGVCCIIAGLLGTGNGSTSSSPNIGVLGITKVGSRRVVQYGAGIMFLLGSVGKFTALFASLPDPILGGMFCTLFGMITAVGLSNLQLVDLNSSRNLFVLGFSIFFGLTLPTYMDTHPNSIKTGLAELDQILTVLLSTEMFVGGFLAFCLDNTIPGSREERGLIHWKSSSSSSSPSYDFPLGMNAVRRIRWLRRFPISPTFTGFRESDNPLTLEPEEQEEPTDISLPSTKV; translated from the exons ATGGAAGACGACTGTAAG AGTCATGACTACCCGGTGGAGGAGCGGGGCCACAAGGCAGACATGGTTAATCCCCCATTGGGTGAAGATGGAGAGAATAAACAGCCAGTAGGCTTGCCGAGGGCTGGATTAGACATGATATACACAATCGAAGATGTCCCACCCTGGTACCTGTGTATTCTACTGGGACTACAG CATTACCTGACATGTTTCAGCGGCACTGTAGCAGTACCATTTCTTCTGGCTGAAGCCATGTGTGTCGGACGAGACCAGAACACCATAAGTCAGCTAATTGGAACCATTTTCTCCACCGTTGGAATCACAACTTTGATCCAGACCACCGTAGGAGTcag actTCCTCTGTTCCAGGCCAGTGCATTTGCCTTCCTGGTTCCTGCACAAGCCATCCTCAGTCTGGACCGCTGGAAGTGTCCCAGTGAGG AGGAGATTTATGGGAACTGGAGTCTTCCACTCAACACCTCGCACATCTGGCAGCCACGCATCAGAGAG atccAGGGGGCCATCATCATGTCCAGTGTTGTGGAGGTTGTGATTGGTCTGTGTGGGTTGCCAGGCTTGCTGCTGGAGTACATTGGCCCGCTGACCATCACTCCAACTGTCTCACTGATCGGCTTGTCTGTGTTTACCACAGCTGGAGACAGAGCTGGGTCTCACTGGGGACTGTCAGCATT GTGTATTTTGCTCATCTTGCTATTTGCACAGTACCTGAGATCGACATCAGTTCCTGTTCCTTATTACAGCAGAAAGAAAGGACTGACCACCACCAGAGTGCAAATCTTCAAGATGTTTCCT ATCATCCTTGCCATTCTGTTGGTTTGGCTTGTTTGCTACATTTTCACTCTGACCAACCTGTTGCCGACCGACCCCAATAGCTATGGACATATGGCCCGGACCGATGCCCGCGGTGACATTATGGCTTCAGCACCCTGGTTCAGAGTCCCCTACCCCT GCCAGTGGGGGTTGCCGGTGGTAACGGTTGCCGGGGTACTGGGAATGCTGAGTGCGACCACGGCAGGTATTGTGGAGTCCATTGGGGATTATTATGCCTGTGCTCGATTGTCTGGAGCCACGCCCCCTCCGATCCATGCGATCAACAG GGGAATCTTCACCGAGGGTGTCTGCTGCATCATTGCTGGCCTTTTAGGGACAGGAAAtggctccacctcctccagtcCAAATATAGGCGTTCTGGGCATCACCAAG GTGGGTAGCAGGCGGGTGGTGCAGTATGGAGCAGGCATCATGTTCCTGTTGGGATCAGTCGGAAAGTTCACAGCTCTCTTTGCTTCACTGCCAGATCCAATTCTTGGAGGAATGTTCTGCACACTGTTTG GTATGATCACAGCTGTCGGTCTTTCTAACCTGCAGCTGGTGGATTTGAACTCGTCCAGAAATCTTTTTGTTCTTGGGTTCTCGATATTCTTCGGTCTGACTCTGCCAACATATATGGACACACACCCCAACTCCATCAAAACag gtcTTGCAGAACTTGATCAGATCCTGACCGTTCTTCTGTCCACTGAGATGTTTGTTGGAGGTTTTCTGGCTTTTTGTCTCGACAACACAATACCAG GTTCCAGAGAAGAACGAGGTTTAATCCACTGgaagtcttcctcctcctcctcctctccctcctatGATTTTCCTCTGGGGATGAATGCAGTCAGGCGAATCCGATGGCTCAGACGGTTTCCCATCAGCCCCACCTTCACAGGTTTCAGGGAGTCAGACAACCCATTGACACTTGAGCCGGAAGAGCAAGAGGAACCCACTGACATCAGCCTGCCCAGTACCAAGGTGTGA